CTGTCCTGATCCTGCTTCTTTGGCTGCCAGGGAGCAGCAAGGCCATATGGCCCCTCCTCACGTCCTCTCCTGGCCCATAAATAGCCCTGTCCATCCTCATGGCGGGTTCCCACCTCGCCGGGTGCCGTGCTCAATTGCCCATGTCCTCCCTTCTTTCACCTGTCACTGAGAGGACTGGAGCCACTTCATCCCTTCCATTTCCTGTCATTAATCTTTCCCCAAGCCCCCCCTGCTGTGGCTCCTCTGGCAGCTTCCCAGGGCCTGCCTGTCTCATTTCTGAGCCCAGAAAGCGGCCCCTCCTGTGCCTGCTGCCCCAGAGGCCTGAAGAATGGCCCCACTAAGGCAAGGTTGCAGGGAGGCCCAGTCGCTCCCGCTATCGCTCTGTGTGTCCTGCTCTACTGGCTTCCCTGCCCTGCCCACTCCCCATCAGCCCACTCAGCTTCCGGAATGCCTCTTCCATCACTCACTCCTCTGCCCTAAGACTGCCCGTGGCTCCCCGTTGCCTGCAGGAAAAGGCCCTGAATCTCCAGTTTGCCGTTCTcacctggcacacacacacacaccatgcaccTGATTCCCCAGCCTCACCTGCCCATCAGCCAACCTCCACTGTGGCTCAGAGGTTAAAAACCCACAGCTTTAAGGCCAGAGAACCTCTGGTAAAGCACCAGTTCTGCCACAGATTTGCTGTGTGACTTGGGTAAGACacgtcacctctctgagcctctttatctgtaaaatgggtagtaCTAGAATCCACCTCACAGGGTTGATGGGGGATGTCAAATCAGAAATCAAAGGTGAGAGGTTCATAACCTATAAAGTGCCAGCACGCAGTTGTTACTGTTATCTTGGAAGAGGTTGTAGACATTATCTTCTCACTGTAGCAAGCAGCTGGGAACAGATTTGCTCCTTGGCTCCACCCCACAGGGCCCTGAGTGATGGCTCCAGGGACAGACACCAACATACCCATTGCTCAGATGAGGAAAGGCTCAGGCCTGTTCCCCTGCCCCCAACACACTTGCAGCTCAGGGAGTGAGCGTCTTTGTCACGTCTGGCCCCTGGGATTTTCATTTCCAACCAGCTTGGGTTTTGGTGACCTCATGGTGGCGCCCCTGGCAAATGCCTCCCCTGCTGCAGGGAAGCCAAACTGCCCCCACCGCCCCCCGCCCCATGCTCTTCATCAACTGCGTATTTGCAGTTGGTCTTGGTCCTTAAATTCTCACTAGATTTGTCAAGTTTTTCCAGGGGCACCCCACCGCCACTCAGCACCTCCAAGGGTTCTCACTCAGCCCTCATTCAGCCCCAGCCCTCCTCCCCACAGCCCACAAGGAGGGCTCTTCCCAGCTTCCTGAAGGTCCCTCCGAAAGGTTCCCCCCTGCCCCCGTTGTTTCTAATGCCTACTCCCTACCCCACCTGGCTGGATGCTGGCAGAGTGCTTGACCTTGGAATTCTCCAGCCTGGGCCCTGGAGCATGCAGCTGCTTCCTGTGGACATATCAGACCTGGAGGGGGTGGGAACCACCATCTCCACAGCCACATCGTGCCCCCCAACCCAATGCGCCTCTTGCTCCACCTCTTTGATTTGGTGCACGTGTGTGTCGGTTCCACCAAGTCGGTGGCTCCATCCTCTGGTCTCTCGGCCTTGTTCTGAGCTTCTCTCTGCCTCCCTGCGGCTTTCTGTTGCTCTTGGTTGCTCTGCAGGCCTCTCTCTCAGCCACtgtctttctccctcttcctctgtctCTGACTCTCTATCACTGTCTCTCCTCTCCCCCTCTACCGACCTCtgtcctttctcttctctgtcacaGCCTCTCTGTCCCTGTACCCCACTTACACATTACTGTATAATATTCCCCCACTGCCCACAGCACTGTCGTCTCTCCAGGAGCCCTCTCACACCTCTGTGGACCCACTGTTAGCCCCTCAAACCAGGTGTtagcagggagggaggaggggctcAGACAGGCCTGGGACAGGTCCTGCAGGCGGGAAGAGGAGGGCACTCAGCTGAGCCTCTGCTCGGCTTGGCAGGGAGCCCCCAGGGAGCACGGAGGTAGGAGGCAGGCTCTGGCCTCAGGAGCCTCCTTGCAAGGGACCATGTCCCAGGAGGAGGTAACCCTGGTGATAGATGGGGTTCAGGAGCCTGGCTGTGAATGGGGCTTGGCACCTGCCCTTCTGTGTGATGTCTCCAAGCCCCACCTCCGAGCCTCAGTCTTTTCCCTGCACATGGGACACCAGGAGGCCTCTCGGGCTCCCTGCAGCTGTGGGGTCTGTGAGAGCTGACAGTGGACTCCATGCAGAAGGGGCCTGGCCTACCTCCTCCGTCGTTATGGTTTCCGCAGCTGCAGTGGACAGTGTGGCGAGtaaccaggagccctggttgctgtTCTGGCCGGAGCAGGAGTTGCCTATGAGACTACCTGGCACCAGCGGCAGGCCCCAGGCCAGAGGCAGGCCTCAGGGCTCCTAGCCCAGGGCCTTCCCGACGCCACACTCCGGGGTCGAAGGGCTGGGAGCCCAAGCCTCAGCTACATTACTGTCTGTTTGGGTAACTGCCACCTTCCCGGCTCCTAGAACAGAGCCTTCTCTGCCCATTGTTGATGCCCAACAAGTCTTTGTGGAACGAACGCAAGAAGGAATGCCacagaagccctttgaaatctgtagCTGACATGTGAGCCGACGACCAGAATCTAGGCAGATGCCCTGGCTGAGGGGATTCCCACCAGGACTCATGTAGGGATTTTGACACAAGATTTGAGGCAGCTAGTGAGTGGAGGGAGGGGTGGGCCCTGGAGGTTACCGATGTTGGGGGAGGCAGAGAGGACAGACCTGGCCATCCTCCCAAGTTTGCCAAGTGGTGGTTCTGTTCTCCCCTACCCTCCCCAAGGCCTCCTGGTTTCTCCTGAAGGACACATGAATAGAATCCTAGGTTGTCAGATATGTCAGGGCCTTGGAGGTCATAAAGTCCAGCCCCATAACTTTGAAGattggggagactgaggcccagaaaagggAAGAGATTACCCAGAATCACACAGTGAGTCTGAATGCAAGTTCCTTCGGCTTCCCAGGCCTTATATACCAGCCCTAAGCAATCCTTCAggtttccctttttgccttggctGCCAGGAAGCTCAGCTTTTAAACTGTATTTTATCTTATAAGCACATCAAACTCCTTTCCAGAAGACAAAAGGTTTATTTGGGCCAATAATGTGCCCAACATCATGCCATGCCTGGTCATGTATAGGATATCATTTAATCTGTACAACAAGCACGTGAGAGAGATGAGTGGTCTTGTCTTACTGATGGATATATATACTTACCTGACCTACAGATAAGAATTCATCCACATGCCCAACAGTAGGCAAGGACTAGACCAACAGAGCTCCTCAGAGGGCCCAGAGTTGTGCGGATCAGATGCCATAGCTTTTTATAAACACTATAGTAGTataccctgatggcacagtggttaagagctatggttgctaaccaaaaggtcagcagtttgaatccaccagctgctccttggaagccctatagggcagtcctactctgtcctatagggttgctatgaatcagaattgactcaatgacaataggtTTAAAGCactataaaggagccctgatgatgcagtggttaagcactcggcctctaaccgaaaggttagcagttcaaatccaccagcctctctgtgggagaaagatatgacagtctgctatTGTAAAgattcacaaccttggaaaccccatgggggcagtttcattctatcctgtagggtcactatgtcagaacagactcaatggctatgggtatcttacagatgaggaaacaggcacagagacaTAAAGCAGCTTGttcaaagtcacatagctagcaagtggcagaggcAGAATTCAAACCTAGGACCCTCTGGCTCTTGCCTCCATGGTCTTTTCTCTCTGTAAACACACATATAGATGCCGGTGCTTCAGTCCCATGCCCTGGTGCCCTCACCGTACCCCATGGCCCACTGTCCTTCATCTTCTGCTCCCACCCTTTCAATAGGGAGCCCCTTGAGAAGATGTGGAGGGGGCGCTTGGGTCCAAACTTTGGTACCCAGGTCTACACTGTCATTGTGGAACGATTTGGACACTGGGGGTCACATCTTAAGAGAGTTTGGCACACGTAGCCAAGAATTCTCTCAGCCTTTTTTACTTAGTGCTTAGCCTGAGCAAGAtgtcataaggaaaaaaaaaaaaaaaactgcacaaagatgttcattgcagcactgtttatcaAGGAGAGAGGTTGGAATTCATCTAGATGCCCAACAGTAGGGACAGATTAGGTCAACAAAGGGCCCAGCTTCATGGGAGGGTTCCCACCTTGGTTTGACTTTTGAAATTCTTAACGTTGTCTTTGAACTTGCGTGTTGTGAGCGAAGTTCAGTGAGACACTGGAGCCTGCTCATGAGCAGGGTTGGtgatcagaagaaagaaaaagctttatattttattatCCTTGATGAcacatttttcctcattttggagCAAGGCACTCACATATGGATTTTGTACCaggccctgcaaattatgtagtTGGTCCTGCGTGTAATAGTGGGAAGGGCATCTCTTGGGGCCCAGGAGAGATGGGTTCATGGTTACCCTCCCcataggcctcagtttccccatctgtaaaatgaaggattGGATTAGGTTATCTATGATTTTACGAACATTACGTAGCCattgaaaatggaaaacatgTAGACTCTTTCAATATCCGGAAAAGTCCATTCTGGCaaaaaaactacagtgagataaagTAGACACAGGAAGGAGGGGTCCTGATCACAGCTGAGCATCTGACAAAGGCCGAACAAAGAGGGAGAGGGTTTGACAAGGTGGAAACAGGAAGCcgaatgccttccaggtccccTTCTATTTCTCTTTAAGCTCCTGAGGTTCATAAGGAAAATAAGATTTTCAGAAGCTCACGGAAAGGAAACAATGGCAAACCCTGGAGAATTCTGGTAGATGGGGGGATTTGAGGCAGGCCACTGTGGCAAGGTGAGGGCAGGCTTTCAACTTCCATTAACACACCctgtcactctctctctttccctccccaaCCCTTCCTGAgacctctcttcctcctccccccccccccatatccTGTTCTCCCATTCCTTCTCTATCACTCTGCCTGCCACCCACCTCCCGCCCCCTGTGGGAACTGAAGCGTGCGAAGAGGGAAGGCAGGGCTAGGCAGGATGGACATGGTCACCCCTCCCTGGCTTTGCAGGGAAGACAGGGTGGGATGATGAAGGGCTTGGGGGTGCCTCCAAGGCCCCTTCAGCCAGCCCCAGTTTCCGTCATACCAAGCTTGGTGACATCTGAGGCTCTGACACCATAAGATGCTGAGCTTCTACGATCCCCCCATCTCAGCGCCGCCAGGAGCCCTGAGTGGGGTAAGAGATCAGAGGAGCTGTCTGCAAGCGAGTGGGGAGGCAGGTGGGAGGGCTGTGAAAGGCAAACAGGTGGGAGAGGGAAGGTGAGTCAGCACAGGGCAGAGGAGCAGGAGTTTGCAGGAAGCACCGTCAGCCTTGGAGCCTCTGTAGCTGGGGCTGGCTCTCTGCCCCCTGGCAGCCCCTTCCCAGTGCCCTCCTGAGCCCACCTCACTGCCCACACTGGAGCTCCACGTTGGCCCTCCAGAAAGTCCTGGCTTTGGGCTCTTGTCAAAACATGCCTATCCTGTGGCCCACAGGTCGTTTGCAGGTTAACAGAGAGATAAGACCCCTCCTAGTGGGTGACTGTTACAAGCGTCTGAGCAAGTAGCAGTCTGGTGACAAAGATGTTTGTCACCTTCATCATGCCACCACATCATCCAGATGGGGGGGCTTGTAGGGTGGGCCCTACGTGTCCCCCTTTCTTCACCTTGTGCCCTGATTTCCTCTGGGAATAGAGGGCTGGGCGACCTCTGAAATGTGTTCAGGCCGAAGGTTCTGAGTCCAAGAGTGCCTGAGACCTTGTTGCCCAGGGTGTCACTGAGAACGTCACAGGCTGGACAGGATGAGATCCAGGGGCTCTTCTGAGAGTGTGGGCTTTGTCTCGCTGAATGGCCCCCACAGGTCCTGGGTGACTCCTGAAGTTCACAGGTGCGCTCTGGAAAATCTAAGGTACACctctgggtgggggcaggggaggaaagGAGGCAGCCCCTCCCCCTCACTTAACCCCTGCCTCAGGGAGGGTGAAGCAGCCCCCTTAGCATCTGACAATCTTCACCTTGGTTCAAGCCAACCTCTTagttccctgggcctcagtttcctcatctgtaaaatgggatcatAATCCTTATCCTAACTACCCTTTGGAGTTTGGTAAGGGGTCAATGAGCTAAAGGATGTGAAAGGTGTTATGCAAATGAAGCACCGTCCTGAGTAATTTGTAGGAGGTGAATTTGGACCCCAGGCCAGCCTTTTTCTCGAAGAAAGAAGCCTCAGGCCAACTGTTAAAGCAGATATTTAACAGTTAAGATTTTCAGAAGTTAGCAGAAAGGAAACAATTGTGTTAAAGCACAACGATTTACCCAAATGCCAATCACGTTCCAGTGCTGGTGAAAAGTGGTAATTCACAAAGCAGCTCACAGTGCTTCACAGTGGGTGAGCTTGTCTGCTGGTTCCTTCCCTGTGTTTCCTGAGGTAGCTGCACCTTTGTGTGGAAGATTCCTGGGAACAAGGAGGGTGCCCTCTGCTTCCTTACAGACCAAGTGCTGGATACACAGTTGGCATGTAGAATGGAGTTAGAACTGGAAGAAAACCTCAAACTCACTGGGTCTGTGATAGATTGTGGCAAGTCTAGCCACAATTCCAACCTCATGTGTACTTCCTCTGTGAGGTAATTTTAATCTTCCCGAACACGATTTAGATTTGGGGTCTGTTTTCCCCTAGGCCTTCAAACTAGTTCATTCCAgttagaacccctgctgagaatttgcatttctaacaagttctcaaacatccccccctcaaaaaaacaccatggagttgattcagactcatagtctcatagagatcctataggagagagtagaactgacccatagggtttccaaggagtggctggtggagtggaactgccgcccttttggttagcagccaagcttttaaccattgcaccaccagggctccaacaagttcccaggcgatgctaatgctgctggttagggaccagttttgagaaccactagtggagcagtggttctcagaatttattatacgtaagaatcacccggggatcttgtttaaaatgtagattctgagtcagtatatctggggtgaaaaCGCAAACTCTCcccaggggttcaaactggaatgaattCCTTTGAAACTCGGATTTCCCCACCCTTGAATTTGGGCTGTCCTCATGACTTGGCTTGgccaatagaatgcagtagaagcGACATCCTACAACTTTGAGACTGGTCCTCAAGAGACCTTGCAGCTTCTGTCTTTGTCCTCTTAGGCTGCTGCCCTGAGGCCCATGTCAGGATGTTGGTCCAGCTGCTGGGGCACCAGAGGCCTGTGGAGGAGACCCAGACAGCCCGCTGTCAGGCACACGGGTGAGGCCATCCTGGACCTCGAAGCCTAGTGGACATTCCAGCAGAACATGGCTGCCTGAGCGAGCCCACCCAGCCCCACTCTGAATCATAATAATCATGGCTGAAACCACTCAGTCTTTTGGGGAGGGCTTGTTATACAGTGCAGGCTAACCGATGCCCAGGGAAGGAGGGGATGTACTCAGTGTCCCACAGTGAGGCAGAGATCAAGACTGGACTTGGACTAGGTTCCCAGCTGACCCAGAGAGCCCTGCCCACCGGCGTCCTGTGGCCCGCTTCCTCAGCCcagctggtgtgtgtgtgtgtgtggtgggtgtACATCAGGTGGACTCTTCCCACTTCTACTCAAGTTACAAAGGGTTGGCTGACATCCACAGGTTCTTCCTGCCCATCATCccttgggagggagggaggtatggTTAATCCCATTCTACAGATTGTGAAATTGAGGCCAAGAACCAATAAGCAATTTGCTgacagtcacacagctagtacgtAGCAAAGCTCTAACTCATACCCAAATCCTCTGATGCCAACTCAGGGTCCTCCCACTGACTCTCAGGAAGGAGAATGGCAGGTAAGGAAGTTCCCTCCCAGGGTCCTCCCAAGGATCAGTCCCTCAGAAAgggacacacacaccacacacgttctttctctctgtcttcttccatccctccttcccacccttccACCTTCAACCAGCCTACCCCTACTGGACCATatactttattaaaaatatatcattACAAACTCCATTGTCCATCGGGCTGGGGCTGGAGACTGGGAAGGACCACAGGGAGGGCCAGGCCCTCGTCTTGCCCCTTTAGGGTCCCACCTCTGTACCCAAACCCAACACCGTTTGGGGTCCACATGGCTGGCTTTGGTGGCCTTGGGGCAGCCAGCTGGGTGGGGAAGGGACTCGGCTTGACCGGCTgatggggaaggggaggggtgcACAGAGAGGGACCGCATCTCCTTATCCTGCAGGTAAAAATGGCAGAAAGTGGATGTGGCGGCTCCATCTCTCTCCATTTATAGATATTTACAAAAGAAAGTCATGAGCAATAGGCCACGGTCATGCAGAGAAACgcacccccctccccctccccccaactaACCCCTGGCCCACCCCAGAACCCCATGACGCCCACCCCCCAGCAGTCCAACCGCCTTCCCCAAGGTTCTGAGAGCAAAAGGGCACGTCCTCGAAGGGTCGGTGGGAAAAAGGTGGTGGCCTGGGGTCCCAGAGCCTCCTGTAGGTAATGGCTGGGGAACCCAGACCGACAGGGCCTCAGTGTCCTGGCTCCATCCAGGCTTGGGCTCTGGAGCTGGCAGGAAGTGGTCTCCCACACCTCCCAGTCCTGTCTCCCTCCCGAAGGTCCCCTGAGCCGGAGTCTGCCCTGTCCTGAGTGTGGGTGGGAGTGTCCTGGCAACCCATTCCTGGCAGAGGCTCTCGAAGGAGGCGACGAGGGTGGGCCTGGAGGTCAAATGGCGGACTCCCTGCGGTAGGAGATGTTGTCCAGCGGGAGCGTGGCTTGCATACGCTCCAGATCCAGGTGACTGCCAAACTCCAGCATCCGGATGATGCCCGCCTCCTCCTTGGAGGCCGCCTCCAGGCCCAGGCCCGCGGCCACAGCAGCAGCGGCTGCAGCCTCCtcctccatttcctcttcctcctggCTCATGAGGGCCAGCTCATTCTCATAGCAGAAGGCACTGGGCGGGGGCGGCGGGGCGGGCAGCACGGTGATCTTGCTCTCCTGCAGCTCCCGGGCGGAGCAGCAGGGGGTGCCGGCCACCTCGTAGGTCTTGTGGAAGCGTGAGTAGTCCACTTTGTAGTGGCTCTTCTCCTCGAAGACCACGGGTTCGAAGCGGTGGCCCCACAGGATCTCGCTGGCCAGGTAGGAGCTGCGGGCCTGGGTGGTCATGGCGGTGGCCTCCACCATGCCCTCCAGAATGACCACAATCTCGAAGTCCTCTGACTCCAGCTCCTCCTTGCCCATGCCATAGAGTGGGCTGTCTTCGTCGATCTCGTGGACAATGATGATGGGTGACACCAGGAAGATGCGGTCCAGGCCGATGTCGTAGCCCACGTTGAGGTCCCGCTGGTCCAGGGGCAGATACTCGCCCTCCTGGGTCATGTAGGGCTTGATGAGCTGGGCCCGCACATGGGCCTCCACGATGTGGCTCTTGCGCAGGTTGCCCACGCGCCACATCAGGCAGAGCTTGCCGTCTCGCACTGAGATGACCGCGTGGTGGCTGAACAGCAGTGTCTGTGCCCGCTTCTTGGGGCGAGCCATCTTAGCCATGATGGTGCCGATCATGAAGGAGTCGATGACGCAGCCCACTATGGACTGGACCACCACGGCGATGACGGCCAGCGGGCACTCCTCCGTCACGCACCGGAACCCATAGCCGATGGTCGTCTGCGTCTCCACCGAGAACAGGAAGGCGCCCAGAAAGCCGTTCACGTGCATGATGCAAGGCTTGGGGGCCACGGGGGCCGCCCCGCCGCTGCCCGCCGGGGCTCCTGCTGCGGGCACCGCCGGGCTGACCTCCAGGTCACCGTGGAAGAAGGCAATACACCAGAAGAGGAGGccgaagaagagccaggagacgAGGAAGGCCGCGGAGAAGATCATGAGCATGTAGCGCCAACGCGTGTCCACACAGGTGGTGAAGATGTCTGCCATGTAGCGCTGCGACTTGTTGCTCAGGTTGGCGAAGTAGACGTTGCATTGGCCGTTCTTCTTGACGAAGCGGTTGCGGCGTTTCCGCCGGGGCACGTGGGCCTGCCCGTTGCGGCTGTGCCCGTGCATGTCCTGATGCCGGCGTGGTCACCTGGGAAGATGCAGGGCCTGGGAAGGAGAAGCCAGAAAGGTGAGACGCTGGGGAGCAAGGGCTGCCACGGACACCAGGCTTGGGGCATCAAagatgctcagaaaaaaagagccTGCACTGGAACCCAAGCCTCCTTCCGCCCAGGCAGACAGGAGGTTCAGGAGGCCTGATGACAGGGAGTATGAGGGCCTGAGCCAGTGCTGCCG
The DNA window shown above is from Elephas maximus indicus isolate mEleMax1 chromosome 4, mEleMax1 primary haplotype, whole genome shotgun sequence and carries:
- the KCNJ4 gene encoding inward rectifier potassium channel 4; this encodes MHGHSRNGQAHVPRRKRRNRFVKKNGQCNVYFANLSNKSQRYMADIFTTCVDTRWRYMLMIFSAAFLVSWLFFGLLFWCIAFFHGDLEVSPAVPAAGAPAGSGGAAPVAPKPCIMHVNGFLGAFLFSVETQTTIGYGFRCVTEECPLAVIAVVVQSIVGCVIDSFMIGTIMAKMARPKKRAQTLLFSHHAVISVRDGKLCLMWRVGNLRKSHIVEAHVRAQLIKPYMTQEGEYLPLDQRDLNVGYDIGLDRIFLVSPIIIVHEIDEDSPLYGMGKEELESEDFEIVVILEGMVEATAMTTQARSSYLASEILWGHRFEPVVFEEKSHYKVDYSRFHKTYEVAGTPCCSARELQESKITVLPAPPPPPSAFCYENELALMSQEEEEMEEEAAAAAAVAAGLGLEAASKEEAGIIRMLEFGSHLDLERMQATLPLDNISYRRESAI